Genomic window (Culex pipiens pallens isolate TS chromosome 3, TS_CPP_V2, whole genome shotgun sequence):
ttgaccttgaatatacataAACTACAGCACACAATGTAAATAATAACACACACGTTTTATTGACTGATTTTGAGCAATgttccaaagtttggttgaatttggttgttgGAGTCCGGGGTTATAATCGGTGTTGGCTAACAGTAGTTGGGCATGTTCTTGTGTCAAACTGCTTCTTACTAaattccctttggccagttgtcgcactttcaGCAATTTTAAGGGTGTGTCAAGACAGAACGACAAGTTCGAAACTTCTTTCaaatgaagagtgacaacaatgcactgaGTTTTATTTTCGGTTTTTAATGAATATTTCAGAATTGTAATCAATTTTTGGGGCTCTTTGATGGTCGCAAGGTATTGAGAGCTGcataaaatggcgttcttaactcaacttTGCTCAAAaccgacgtgcgacaagatagcacgttcACGGCGATATGAAAATATTTGTGCAGAAAAACGAATTTCTGAATACTCAAAGTTGTATAAAATTTCTGCGTGGAGAGTTTCAACAGCATGCAGATGAATAATTCTTTAGTACTTCATGTAACCTAGTTTTTACCGTTATAGAACTGCCCGGAACGATCATGGATCCGCAACGATGGCTGTGATATGGTCAAAAATCATCTGATGGAGGGCTGCCCGTACGAATCGCTGGATGCAGTGTCCACCAGGGATCGTAacaatgacgacgacgacgacgatgacgataacGATGGCTTCGAGCCGGTCAACTCTCGCCAGTAGAGTAAAACAAGCGATCGTGTAGGGTAAAATtcaattcattatttttattcgtTCGTGTTGTATCTTCACTTGGCATTTTCGAACATCTTCAACTTTACTCTCTGGATCTATCAGTATAAATAAATATGTACAAATACAAGAATTTTACAGGTAAAAATCCTTAACCGCTAGTAATTTTGACAAATTGTGGTTTTTGATCTCGTGGCCAGCATCCGCTGGCACTGAGGCTGTCACTGAGACGGATTTATTGGTGATAGTTTGGAgtgaaaaaatatagtttttgctaCACTTTAGGCTCTACATCTATGACTAATTGCAGGTACAAAATATGATTCGTTGCAGTTGTTTGTTGCTTCCAATTAACCAATTGCTATTCGAACGCTCCAAAACAGgctgattttttgttgttgtaatgcTAGTTATCGGTGAGGTAGTCATTTGATGGTTCCTTAACGGCTAGCTATTTACAGGGCTAATTTGTTCGCAAGCAAATAAATACGACTACTGCCTAAATCAACCGCTAGTATCTTACAAACATGTCTCTTAAATAGAGCCAACTTTCGCTACGCTAAGTACTGGGACAATGTCGCTATTCATGTAGtgttaaaaataacttttccatAATTTACACGTCACTaataatatcagaaaataaataaattaaacatttgatTCAGTCTGGTGTGGTTTGTATCGTAGCCCCTCTCGCACTGCTTCACACTCCTAACAAACACGCGCGCGCTCTATAGAAAGTTAATCTCAAAGAAAGGTGAGCTGCATTTCTAAACAAAACTGGACCGAATCGAATAAAGGATGGGGGCAGAGCGCCCCTAATTTAGAAACATTTAGAAATACATCTTGCTCAATTACCGTTACTCATTTGAACTTGTTCAAATATTAGGCTagcgttaaaaaaataaattatatctCCTAACTATAGTTTGTTCAAGTATTTACAAAACTTGCTCGCACATACATGCACACCCACCCACACGGGCTGCCTACTCCAGCTACGTGACCTGCTGCGTCAGCAGATTGACCAGCTCCGCGTGGTCCATGTTGTTGAGCGTTTGCATGTCGACGCCGAGCGCCGTCGCGACCGCGTCCATGTCCAGCCCGAAGGAGGCCAACAGCTCGAGGAACTTCATCTCCTCGCCGGTCAGCGGGTTCGTCAGCGTCGGACACGAGTGGTTGCACTGGGGCCAGCTGCACCGCTCCAGCAGCCTCAGCGAGCATTTCTTTGGTTCCTGGATTTCCCAGGCAGCGGCGAACGAGCCTcctccctgctgctgctgctgctgcctctGTTGGTTCTTCCGATTGTTCATGTTCTTGCGGTTGCGATTTTTGTGGTTGAGGCGTTTCTTGTTCTGATTCCGCAGCCGGTGGTGGCCACCGTTTTGGTTGACCAGCGGCTTGTTTGGGTttgtactgctgctgctgctgctgtttccgGTGCTATTTGGCGAACGCTCAAGTCTAGGAACTTTCGTTGATAAAGAAGATTCTTCGTGTTTTTGCTGATGCCGGGTGTGATTGCGGGCACCGCCGTTGTTTTTGTTTAGCCGATTCAGCCGTCGCTGGTTCTGCCGCTGGCGACGTTCCTCCCGACGTCGTTCTCGCTCCTCTTTGGTCAGCTTTGGTTTTGCCACCTGTTCGCCCTGGCCATCTGCTCCAGCACCGGGATTTTGCTTCCTCCGACCTCCGTTGTGTTTTCTCCTCAACTTTTGCGGATTCGCATTCCGGTTCGACTGTCTCCGCTGAACCTGCCGTTCCCGTACGTCCGACTGTTCCCAGCACCGCAGCGCATCCGCCAGGCTGATGTCGTCGATTTTGATGCTCAGCCAGTCGCGCTTCGTCAGAACCGAGTGGCCGATGCAGGACGGAGCGAACACCGCTGTGACGTTGTTGAGTGATTCTCGCAGTGCTCCGCCCATGTCGTGAATGTAGTCCCACTGCTGGGGCGTCACCGGAGCGCCAACGTGATCCGCACGCATCTGAGCCTCGTCAAAGAGCCACTGGAACACGAACAGGGGAGCTGGAAGGATGAAATTGATGATAAGATATGATTTATAATGGTAACATTTTAATCAACTTACATTTCAGTGTATTGTACAGTCGATGCCCGAAGTAGCACCGCCACGGCTCCTTCACATGTTCGGCAACGCACGCCTCGGGCAGGGCGCCGTCCCACAACTTCCAGCCCTGGCGAACTGCCTCCGACGCGGCAACCGCTCCTGGCGTGTACGGTTCCCGATCGAGGAACCAGCCGGAGTCGCTAACGCCACGGACACTCACTTTCAGTCCTTGGATAAAATAAGGattgttaaaacataaattcGGAATTGATTACATAGCTACAAACTTACCCTTTTCGTACTGCAGAAAGCTGCGCACCTTGTCCAAGTTCAGCATCACGCCCAGTCCACCGGCAGATGATCCGGCCATGAGCAGGTCAGCGCCCTGCGAGTGTCCCAGGCCGAGTGGGATCAGATCGGCCACCACTTGGCGCACGATCAGCGATCCCATGAAGCGCAGCCCGTCGCGGGTGTCCGGCTTGATCTTGGTTCCGCTCCACGAGTCACTGCTGCAGTACGGGACGAACACGTGGTTGGCGTTGTACCAGTAGGGATTCTCTTGAGGCAACGGGGACAGCAGACCACCAACTGAAGTGGGAGAGATTGATGAGTGAGGGTTCTAAACAGGTTAGAATATCGCTATGACTTACCATCTCTAGTTTCCGGCCACTGCGCCGACGTCATCAGATGTCGCAGCTTGAGCCACCTGGCCCGGCACGACTTGTGATCGTAGCAGTGCCATCCTCCTTCGAAGAACACCACCCACCGTCTCGAGCCCGGTGACTTCCTCAGATAGAACCCAGCCTGGGACCCGTCGTTACAGGTCACCGTCCGGTTGGACAGAAACACCCGCTTCAACTCCTTCTGCACGGAACCGGCCGACGCCGTCACCACCGGAGGTTGCTGATTGTTTCCATTGTTGGCGCCTGCTGGCGCCGCTGGCAACGCCGTCGCAGCCAACGGCTCACTTTCACTGCCCACCAGCCGCTGGATCGAGTTGCTCTCGATGGAGATGTTGCCCATTCGGGGACGGTTGCCGGGGGCGGGTGTTACCGGAACTGCCGCCGCCCGGCTCGTTGGCACGACACAGAGGGCCGCCAACAGCAGCCACAAACACGCCGCCAGGGTCACTTCAACTGTCCTCGTTGTCGCCTGCGGAAGAAGAAATCGATCAAGAAATTAATCAAACTGTCATTAAATAATTTGCGACGGAGAGCTGCCGGGAGGGAAAGGGTTGATGGAATGTGAAGAAAACCGGGTTGAAGGAGTGTACCCCGGTTGGTATAAATACGTGTGACATAAAGATTCAA
Coding sequences:
- the LOC120418495 gene encoding palmitoleoyl-protein carboxylesterase NOTUM, which translates into the protein MGGVTKLVKVKQGQCFGLLDASAQNLQMARRRRSSIGRRGDVNTATTRTVEVTLAACLWLLLAALCVVPTSRAAAVPVTPAPGNRPRMGNISIESNSIQRLVGSESEPLAATALPAAPAGANNGNNQQPPVVTASAGSVQKELKRVFLSNRTVTCNDGSQAGFYLRKSPGSRRWVVFFEGGWHCYDHKSCRARWLKLRHLMTSAQWPETRDVGGLLSPLPQENPYWYNANHVFVPYCSSDSWSGTKIKPDTRDGLRFMGSLIVRQVVADLIPLGLGHSQGADLLMAGSSAGGLGVMLNLDKVRSFLQYEKGLKVSVRGVSDSGWFLDREPYTPGAVAASEAVRQGWKLWDGALPEACVAEHVKEPWRCYFGHRLYNTLKSPLFVFQWLFDEAQMRADHVGAPVTPQQWDYIHDMGGALRESLNNVTAVFAPSCIGHSVLTKRDWLSIKIDDISLADALRCWEQSDVRERQVQRRQSNRNANPQKLRRKHNGGRRKQNPGAGADGQGEQVAKPKLTKEERERRREERRQRQNQRRLNRLNKNNGGARNHTRHQQKHEESSLSTKVPRLERSPNSTGNSSSSSSTNPNKPLVNQNGGHHRLRNQNKKRLNHKNRNRKNMNNRKNQQRQQQQQQGGGSFAAAWEIQEPKKCSLRLLERCSWPQCNHSCPTLTNPLTGEEMKFLELLASFGLDMDAVATALGVDMQTLNNMDHAELVNLLTQQVT